DNA from bacterium:
CTATTTTCAAAAGCTCGATGTCGCCACCGTCCATGTTGAGGAACGGGCGCACTTTAGCGAGAACCTGCTTGACCTTTTCCTCGAAAACTTCGGGCGGGGTTGGGGTAATCGTTTGTTCCATTAGTAATAATCCTTGATGTTTTTAATCAGCCTTCCCTGTCGGCACCTTCGCCGGGGGTCGTACCCAAAAAATCCTTCGGCGTGATGGTGTGAAGGAACTGCTTGAACTGCTCCGGGTCAAACGCTTCTTGCGGCTCGTCAACGCCTTCTCCGACTTCCTCTTCACCTTCCGTGAACTTTATCTCGTACAGCAGCCTGTCGTCCACGTAAATTGGAATGTTCTTGCGAAGGGCTAGAGCAATGCCGTCGGAGGGACGGCAGTCGACGTCCACGCGTTCTTCGTTGGCCTCCACGACAAACTCGGCGAAATAGGTTTGATCCACTATCCGGTCTATGCGGAGCATTATGGGAGTAATGCCGGCAAGGTCGAGTAGATGAACGATCAGGTCGTGGGTAAGCGGGCGGGCGTAGTTGCGCTTTTCGATGGCCATCTGGATGCTGGCGGCTTCCGGCTCGCCGACCCAAATGGGCAGGTACATATCGGACTTGGTTGCATCGCGCAGGATGACAACCGGAGCGTCGTTCCGGGTGTCTATCCGCACATCCATCACCGTAACTCTACAAAGCGCCATCCGTCTCCAGCGGTTACTTTCTGGCCGAAAGTTCCGCACCTTGTATTACCCCATTTCCCGCCGGTCAAATTTTATCCGGCTCGTACGCCATCGTCAAGTAAGCCGCGCAATTTCGAAACCATTTCGCGCGCCTTTGCGGTGTCGTACAATTGGCGCGGCCATTGTGCCCAAGGAGATCAAATGGGGCTGATTCAAGTTGAGCGTTTGATTGCCGCCGATCCGGCAAAGGTGTTCGC
Protein-coding regions in this window:
- a CDS encoding bifunctional nuclease family protein; the encoded protein is MALCRVTVMDVRIDTRNDAPVVILRDATKSDMYLPIWVGEPEAASIQMAIEKRNYARPLTHDLIVHLLDLAGITPIMLRIDRIVDQTYFAEFVVEANEERVDVDCRPSDGIALALRKNIPIYVDDRLLYEIKFTEGEEEVGEGVDEPQEAFDPEQFKQFLHTITPKDFLGTTPGEGADREG